The following coding sequences lie in one Sorghum bicolor cultivar BTx623 chromosome 6, Sorghum_bicolor_NCBIv3, whole genome shotgun sequence genomic window:
- the LOC8057696 gene encoding uncharacterized protein LOC8057696 isoform X2 → MAGSFDGRTPTRGVEQDETTLIWYSKGREKHLSLSSVSAVVLGQKTIKFLRQRCPEKESHSFSLIYKNGERSLDLICSDRDQAEYWYLGLRALLPTPCSPCSSIGSRSSRQMDSCTNTPSSYVQLKSRLPSAHGTPRHIQVYSSHRNPKKATFFGGSADCSEALFYPRQRTFSDIDTYLGKLTRKMSNPEIHGLQDIMVGNREKEEKITQTPKLKTFEGPRAACRLDSLKDVFFWGDAFGSILDYDDTSKSLPMLVDSTNMLDVQSIACGETHAAIITKQGEVYSWGNESSGGIGNQVNIKVSRPKLVESVASLHVKAVAYGSKHACAVTVSGELFEWGEGPHMGQLDCYANNLWFPHKLFSPLDGISVVKIACGPWHTAIITSSGQLYTYGDGTFGVLGHGDTQGTTRPKEVEYLKGSRVKCVACGPWHTAAIVEVLSDFKSNSPRSKLFTWGDADRGKLGHADKKMKLIPTCVDSLTDYDFIQVSCGMALTVVLSITGVVFTIGSSMHGQLGNPHADGRTVCAVEGLLKTEFVRHISSGSSHVAVLTTNGKVFTWGKGKEGQLGLGDYLNRSTPTLVDALEGRQVESISCGYNYTAAVCLHKIISRKDLSVCSGCKMAFGFTRKKHNCYHCGSMFCNSCSSNKVARAALAPDKIRRYRVCDGCFSQLLRVVDSAKVKSELKISKGAEIIRSYTPKLSRIFRDANLPVEKVALVQRPNQRNEVPATPVQAKSQRWGQVECPAQFLPGEDSFRYQSISKNHMCSASVSERMHDLTVLKSGRSLQQPNDDQRKDLNTTETLLTEEVKQLRSQVTLLVEQYHQKALQVELYKQKLDETWLIVRDEAAKCKAAKDIIKVLTDQCKALSEKLLVGQQYEYLETKSNISQGQTLSADLQHYPCEKLARGKLGQLNNTKNHETSTEGDEEYTPSSSDVQVEGSRSHLNGSRTFDGNACVTQGNSLVARVTSNGVIEQIERGVYVTFAVSPSGKKDIKRVRFSRKHFGEKEAQHWWEENKGSVYAKYSTEKVRHQLEVTIQSVQE, encoded by the exons GATGAGACAACATTAATATGGTACTCAAAAGGGAGGGAAAAACACTTGAGCCTAAGCTCCGTGTCAGCTGTGGTTCTTGGCCAAAAGACG ATAAAATTTCTGCGACAGCGTTGTCCAGAGAAGGAATCCCATTCCTTTTCACTTATATACAAAAACGGAGAGCGCTCACTTGACTTG ATCTGCAGCGATAGGGATCAAGCTGAATACTGGTATCTGGGCTTGAGGGCCTTATTACCAACTCCTTGTAGTCCATGTTCATCGATTGGATCAAGGAGCAGTAGACAGATGGACAGTTGTACAAATACTCCCAGCAGCTATGTTCAGCTTAAGAGTAGGTTACCAAGTGCGCATGGCACACCAAGGCACATACAG GTATATTCATCACACAGGAACCCCAAGAAGGCAACATTTTTTGGTGGTAGTGCTGATTGTTCAGAAGCATTATTTTACCCAAGGCAGCGAACATTCTCTGACATAGATACCTACCTGGGAAAGCTTACACGCAAGATGTCAAATCCAGAAATACATGGTTTGCAGGATATTATGGTTGGTAACAGAGAAAAGGAGGAGAAAATTACCCAAACACCTAAACTGAAAACCTTTGAAGGACCCCGTGCAGCATGTAGGTTGGATTCTCTGAAGGATGTTTTTTTCTGgggtgatgcttttggaagtaTTTTAGACTATGATGATACTTCAAAATCCCTTCCAATGTTAGTGGACTCAACCAACATGCTTGATGTACAAAGCATTGCTTGCGGAGAGACTCATGCAGCTATAATTACTAAGCAAGGGGAGGTCTACTCCTGGGGCAACGAGAGCAGTGGTGGAATTGGAAATCAGGTAAATATCAAAGTCTCCCGACCCAAGCTTGTTGAGTCTgttgcctctttacatgtgaaGGCTGTGGCATATGGATCAAAGCACGCTTGTGCAGTAACTGTTTCTGGTGAACTTTTTGAATGGGGCGAAGGACCCCATATGGGTCAGTTGGACTGCTATGCAAATAATCTATGGTTTCCGCATAAATTGTTTAGTCCACTGGATGGCATATCTGTTGTGAAGATTGCTTGTGGTCCTTGGCATACAGCAATAATAACATCGTCTGGTCAGTTATACACATATGGGGATGGAACATTTGGTGTTCTTGGTCATGGAGATACACAAGGAACTACTCGACCAAAAGAAGTAGAGTATTTGAAAGGCTCAAGAGTGAAATGTGTGGCATGTGGGCCATGGCACACAGCTGCCATTGTGGAAGTACTCAGTGATTTCAAGAGCAATTCACCAAGAAGCAAGCTGTTCACATGGGGCGATGCGGATCGGGGGAAGCTGGGTCATGCTGACAAAAAGATGAAGCTTATACCAACATGCGTTGATTCACTCACAGACTATGATTTTATTCAGGTGTCCTGCGGGATGGCACTCACTGTCGTTCTTTCTATTACTGGTGTGGTCTTTACTATTGGCAGTTCCATGCATGGGCAATTGGGGAACCCCCATGCAGATGGTAGAACTGTTTGTGCTGTTGAAGGACTACTTAAGACCGAGTTTGTCAGACATATATCATCAGGTTCTTCTCATGTAGCAGTGCTGACTACAAATGGGAAAGTGTTTACATGGGGTAAAGGCAAGGAAGGGCAGCTTGGTTTAGGTGACTACCTTAATAGGAGCACTCCAACTTTAGTAGATGCATTGGAAGGTAGGCAAGTCGAAAGCATATCTTGTGGTTACAATTACACTGCAGCAGTATGTTTGCATAAGATAATCTCAAGGAAGGACCTCTCTGTATGTAGCGGTTGCAAGATGGCTTTTGGTTTCACTAGAAAGAAGCACAACTGTTACCATTGTGGTTCCATGTTCTGCAATTCCTGTAGTAGTAACAAGGTTGCCAGGGCAGCACTTGCACCAGACAAGATCAGAAGGTATCGCGTATGCGATGGATGTTTCAGTCAGCTACTGAGAGTTGTGGATTCTGCTAAGGTAAAGTCTGAACTAAAGATCAGCAAAGGAGCTGAAATTATAAGGTCATACACACCAAAGTTGTCTCGTATATTCAGGGATGCAAACTTACCTGTAGAAAAGGTGGCTTTAGTACAACGCCCCAATCAGAGAAATGAGGTCCCGGCCACTCCAGTCCAAGCAAAATCTCAGAGATGGGGGCAAGTTGAGTGCCCAGCTCAATTTCTACCTGGAGAAGACAGTTTTCGGTATCAATCTATATCGAAGAATCATATGTGTAGTGCCTCTGTTTCTGAGAGAATGCATGACCTCACAGTGCTGAAGTCTGGCAGATCTTTGCAACAGCCTAATGATGACCAGAGGAAAGATCTGAACACCACAGAAACCTTGCTCACAGAAGAAGTAAAGCAGCTTCGTTCACAG GTGACACTTCTCGTGGAGCAATACCATCAAAAAGCTCTTCAGGTTGAACTGTACAAACAAAAACTTGATGAGACATGGCTAATTGTTAGGGATGAGGCTGCAAAATGCAAAGCTGCCAAAGACATCATAAAGGTTCTAACTGATCAG TGTAAGGCCTTGTCAGAGAAACTTTTGGTTGGTCAGCAATATGAGTACCTTGAGACAAAATCTAATATCAGCCAAGGACAAACATTGTCAGCAGATTTGCAGCATTATCCCTGTGAAAAGCTTGCCAGAGGCAAATTAGGACAACTCAACAacaccaaaaatcatgagaCCAGCACCGAAGGAGATGAAGAATATACACCTTCGAGTTCTGATGTGCAGGTAGAAGGATCGCGCAGTCATTTGAATGGTTCAAGAACATTTGACGGTAATGCCTGTGTTACACAAGGGAATTCCCTTGTTGCTCGAGTCACCTCCAATGGTGTGATTGAGCAAATCGAGCGTGGGGTGTATGTCACATTTGCTGTATCACCTAGTGGCAAGAAAGACATAAAACGTGTACGATTCAG TCGGAAGCATTTTGGCGAGAAGGAAGCTCAGCACTGGTGGGAAGAAAATAAGGGCAGTGTCTATGCAAAGTACAGTACTGAAAAAGTACGACATCAGCTAGAGGTCACAATCCAGAGTGTACAAGAGTAA
- the LOC110436347 gene encoding organelle RRM domain-containing protein 6, chloroplastic-like, producing MASAHASFALTIAASRSFSFTIVPCPSPSPTHRPAASSVGVRNQQRASTAMACLQQPSASHDAATRLYVSGLSFRTTERSLRGAFEKFGDLTEVCLVMDRVANRPRGFAFLSYTEEEEARGAMEGMHGKFLDGRVIFVEVAKRRPGA from the exons ATGGCGAGCGCTCACGCCAGTTTTGCCCTCACCATCGCTGCTTCCAGAAGCTTCAGCTTCACTATCGTGCCATGCCCCTCCCCATCGCCCACGCATCGTCCGGCCGCCTCCTCCGTTGGGGTACGCAACCAGCAGCGCGCGTCCACTGCCATGGCCTGCCTCCAGCAGCCGAGTGCTTCCCACGACGCCGCCACCAGGCTGTACGTCAGCG GTCTTTCGTTCCGCACCACCGAACGGAGCCTCCGGGGCGCGTTTGAGAAGTTTGGTGACCTTACGGAAG TTTGTCTCGTGATGGATAGAGTAGCGAACCGACCGAGAGGTTTCGCTTTCCTTTCTTACACCGAGGAGGAGGAAGCCAGGGGCGCCATGGAAGGAATGCACGGGAAG TTCCTGGATGGCCGAGTAATCTTTGTCGAGGTTGCCAAACGAAGACCTGGAGCCTGA
- the LOC8060442 gene encoding uncharacterized protein LOC8060442 yields MARFQARNDQSPAADHVGHGNFMDHHLKNTLNCGELDLPGGARAPKARKPYTISKQREKWTEDEHKLFLEALQQHGRAWRRIQEHIGSKTAVQIRSHAQKFFSKVIRESSGDSNSIAAPPQIQIPPPRPKRRPTHPYPRKLGNSVGKGASAIKQLQKPLLQTQSLSEQENCSPKSVLSTAQIDSDTLQTEGSGSPASSVYMEDKCLTPSTSVALSKDATTSNDVACEIPEGPVLRLFGKRVVVNNLDQQPSSNTGSLQHVADMELDASAETPTGGTGELPSHVAEEAKTWCPWLTGTQQIMYYLPQGEVFSMHSACQFLNYGNGSISYVVLNQQTVASNKQQNQPSQVPHSKVTRAEGSWTESITTSSSVAETTQNSDSIESTKVNNDEDKVVPVPGSRKCASTVPACLRGFVPYKKCTAQSKMLQPEATGEEADREMTRLCL; encoded by the exons ATGGCTCGTTTTCAG GCGAGGAACGATCAAAGTCCTGCTGCAGATCACGTTGGCCATGGGAACTTCATGGATCATCATCTGAAGAACACTCTGAACTGCGGCGAACTGGACTTGCCAGGAGGAGCGCGAGCCCCTAAG GCACGCAAGCCATACACGATATCCAAACAGAGGGAGAAATGGACCGAGGACGAGCACAAGCTCTTCTTGGAAGCCCTCCAGCAGCACGGCCGTGCCTGGCGCCGTATACAAG AGCACATAGGCAGTAAGACTGCCGTGCAAATCAGGAGCCACGCTCAGAAGTTCTTCTCCAAG GTCATCCGAGAATCCTCTGGGGATAGCAACAGCATAGCTGCTCCACCGCAAATTCAGATTCCGCCGCCACGGCCCAAGAGGAGGCCAACACACCCGTACCCGCGCAAGCTGGGTAATTCAGTCGGCAAGGGTGCCTCTGCGATCAAACAGCTTCAGAAGCCCCTGCTGCAGACACAATCCCTGTCTGAGCAGGAGAATTGCTCACCAAAATCTGTGTTATCCACAGCACAGATAGACTCCGACACCCTGCAAACTGAAGGTAGTGGATCACCAGCTTCCTCGGTTTACATGGAGGACAAATGCCTCACACCAAGCACATCAGTAGCACTTTCCAAG GATGCCACCACTTCCAACGATGTGGCATGTGAAATACCTGAAGGTCCAGTTCTTAGGCTATTTGGCAAGAGGGTTGTGGTTAATAATTTAGATCAGCAGCCAAGCTCCAATACTGGGAGTCTACAACACGTGGCAGACATGGAACTGGATGCTTCAGCTGAGACACCAACTGGTGGAACTGGGGAGTTGCCTTCCCATGTTGCAGAAGAAGCAAAGACATGGTGCCCGTGGCTGACCGGTACACAGCAGATTATGTACTATCTTCCTCAAGGAGAGGTGTTCTCTATGCATTCTGCTTGCCAATTCCTCAACTATGGTAATGGAAGCATATCTTACGTAGTGTTGAACCAACAGACAGTTGCCTCAAATAAGCAGCAGAACCAACCATCTCAAGTTCCACACAGCAAGGTCACGAGGGCAGAAGGATCATGGACGGAGTCGATCACAACCTCCAGCAGTGTGGCTGAAACAACTCAGAATTCAGATTCTATAGAATCTACGAAAGTAAACAACGATGAAGACAAAGTGGTACCTGTTCCAGGTTCAAGGAAATGTGCAAGCACAGTTCCAGCCTGCCTTCGAGGTTTTGTACCATACAAGAAGTGCACAGCTCAAAGCAAGATGCTGCAGCCAGAGGCAACTGGGGAGGAGGCAGATAGAGAGATGACAAGGCTGTGCCTGTAA
- the LOC8057696 gene encoding uncharacterized protein LOC8057696 isoform X1, producing the protein MAGSFDGRTPTRGVEQAIVALKKGAHILKCGKRGKPKFCAFRLSSDETTLIWYSKGREKHLSLSSVSAVVLGQKTIKFLRQRCPEKESHSFSLIYKNGERSLDLICSDRDQAEYWYLGLRALLPTPCSPCSSIGSRSSRQMDSCTNTPSSYVQLKSRLPSAHGTPRHIQVYSSHRNPKKATFFGGSADCSEALFYPRQRTFSDIDTYLGKLTRKMSNPEIHGLQDIMVGNREKEEKITQTPKLKTFEGPRAACRLDSLKDVFFWGDAFGSILDYDDTSKSLPMLVDSTNMLDVQSIACGETHAAIITKQGEVYSWGNESSGGIGNQVNIKVSRPKLVESVASLHVKAVAYGSKHACAVTVSGELFEWGEGPHMGQLDCYANNLWFPHKLFSPLDGISVVKIACGPWHTAIITSSGQLYTYGDGTFGVLGHGDTQGTTRPKEVEYLKGSRVKCVACGPWHTAAIVEVLSDFKSNSPRSKLFTWGDADRGKLGHADKKMKLIPTCVDSLTDYDFIQVSCGMALTVVLSITGVVFTIGSSMHGQLGNPHADGRTVCAVEGLLKTEFVRHISSGSSHVAVLTTNGKVFTWGKGKEGQLGLGDYLNRSTPTLVDALEGRQVESISCGYNYTAAVCLHKIISRKDLSVCSGCKMAFGFTRKKHNCYHCGSMFCNSCSSNKVARAALAPDKIRRYRVCDGCFSQLLRVVDSAKVKSELKISKGAEIIRSYTPKLSRIFRDANLPVEKVALVQRPNQRNEVPATPVQAKSQRWGQVECPAQFLPGEDSFRYQSISKNHMCSASVSERMHDLTVLKSGRSLQQPNDDQRKDLNTTETLLTEEVKQLRSQVTLLVEQYHQKALQVELYKQKLDETWLIVRDEAAKCKAAKDIIKVLTDQCKALSEKLLVGQQYEYLETKSNISQGQTLSADLQHYPCEKLARGKLGQLNNTKNHETSTEGDEEYTPSSSDVQVEGSRSHLNGSRTFDGNACVTQGNSLVARVTSNGVIEQIERGVYVTFAVSPSGKKDIKRVRFSRKHFGEKEAQHWWEENKGSVYAKYSTEKVRHQLEVTIQSVQE; encoded by the exons GATGAGACAACATTAATATGGTACTCAAAAGGGAGGGAAAAACACTTGAGCCTAAGCTCCGTGTCAGCTGTGGTTCTTGGCCAAAAGACG ATAAAATTTCTGCGACAGCGTTGTCCAGAGAAGGAATCCCATTCCTTTTCACTTATATACAAAAACGGAGAGCGCTCACTTGACTTG ATCTGCAGCGATAGGGATCAAGCTGAATACTGGTATCTGGGCTTGAGGGCCTTATTACCAACTCCTTGTAGTCCATGTTCATCGATTGGATCAAGGAGCAGTAGACAGATGGACAGTTGTACAAATACTCCCAGCAGCTATGTTCAGCTTAAGAGTAGGTTACCAAGTGCGCATGGCACACCAAGGCACATACAG GTATATTCATCACACAGGAACCCCAAGAAGGCAACATTTTTTGGTGGTAGTGCTGATTGTTCAGAAGCATTATTTTACCCAAGGCAGCGAACATTCTCTGACATAGATACCTACCTGGGAAAGCTTACACGCAAGATGTCAAATCCAGAAATACATGGTTTGCAGGATATTATGGTTGGTAACAGAGAAAAGGAGGAGAAAATTACCCAAACACCTAAACTGAAAACCTTTGAAGGACCCCGTGCAGCATGTAGGTTGGATTCTCTGAAGGATGTTTTTTTCTGgggtgatgcttttggaagtaTTTTAGACTATGATGATACTTCAAAATCCCTTCCAATGTTAGTGGACTCAACCAACATGCTTGATGTACAAAGCATTGCTTGCGGAGAGACTCATGCAGCTATAATTACTAAGCAAGGGGAGGTCTACTCCTGGGGCAACGAGAGCAGTGGTGGAATTGGAAATCAGGTAAATATCAAAGTCTCCCGACCCAAGCTTGTTGAGTCTgttgcctctttacatgtgaaGGCTGTGGCATATGGATCAAAGCACGCTTGTGCAGTAACTGTTTCTGGTGAACTTTTTGAATGGGGCGAAGGACCCCATATGGGTCAGTTGGACTGCTATGCAAATAATCTATGGTTTCCGCATAAATTGTTTAGTCCACTGGATGGCATATCTGTTGTGAAGATTGCTTGTGGTCCTTGGCATACAGCAATAATAACATCGTCTGGTCAGTTATACACATATGGGGATGGAACATTTGGTGTTCTTGGTCATGGAGATACACAAGGAACTACTCGACCAAAAGAAGTAGAGTATTTGAAAGGCTCAAGAGTGAAATGTGTGGCATGTGGGCCATGGCACACAGCTGCCATTGTGGAAGTACTCAGTGATTTCAAGAGCAATTCACCAAGAAGCAAGCTGTTCACATGGGGCGATGCGGATCGGGGGAAGCTGGGTCATGCTGACAAAAAGATGAAGCTTATACCAACATGCGTTGATTCACTCACAGACTATGATTTTATTCAGGTGTCCTGCGGGATGGCACTCACTGTCGTTCTTTCTATTACTGGTGTGGTCTTTACTATTGGCAGTTCCATGCATGGGCAATTGGGGAACCCCCATGCAGATGGTAGAACTGTTTGTGCTGTTGAAGGACTACTTAAGACCGAGTTTGTCAGACATATATCATCAGGTTCTTCTCATGTAGCAGTGCTGACTACAAATGGGAAAGTGTTTACATGGGGTAAAGGCAAGGAAGGGCAGCTTGGTTTAGGTGACTACCTTAATAGGAGCACTCCAACTTTAGTAGATGCATTGGAAGGTAGGCAAGTCGAAAGCATATCTTGTGGTTACAATTACACTGCAGCAGTATGTTTGCATAAGATAATCTCAAGGAAGGACCTCTCTGTATGTAGCGGTTGCAAGATGGCTTTTGGTTTCACTAGAAAGAAGCACAACTGTTACCATTGTGGTTCCATGTTCTGCAATTCCTGTAGTAGTAACAAGGTTGCCAGGGCAGCACTTGCACCAGACAAGATCAGAAGGTATCGCGTATGCGATGGATGTTTCAGTCAGCTACTGAGAGTTGTGGATTCTGCTAAGGTAAAGTCTGAACTAAAGATCAGCAAAGGAGCTGAAATTATAAGGTCATACACACCAAAGTTGTCTCGTATATTCAGGGATGCAAACTTACCTGTAGAAAAGGTGGCTTTAGTACAACGCCCCAATCAGAGAAATGAGGTCCCGGCCACTCCAGTCCAAGCAAAATCTCAGAGATGGGGGCAAGTTGAGTGCCCAGCTCAATTTCTACCTGGAGAAGACAGTTTTCGGTATCAATCTATATCGAAGAATCATATGTGTAGTGCCTCTGTTTCTGAGAGAATGCATGACCTCACAGTGCTGAAGTCTGGCAGATCTTTGCAACAGCCTAATGATGACCAGAGGAAAGATCTGAACACCACAGAAACCTTGCTCACAGAAGAAGTAAAGCAGCTTCGTTCACAG GTGACACTTCTCGTGGAGCAATACCATCAAAAAGCTCTTCAGGTTGAACTGTACAAACAAAAACTTGATGAGACATGGCTAATTGTTAGGGATGAGGCTGCAAAATGCAAAGCTGCCAAAGACATCATAAAGGTTCTAACTGATCAG TGTAAGGCCTTGTCAGAGAAACTTTTGGTTGGTCAGCAATATGAGTACCTTGAGACAAAATCTAATATCAGCCAAGGACAAACATTGTCAGCAGATTTGCAGCATTATCCCTGTGAAAAGCTTGCCAGAGGCAAATTAGGACAACTCAACAacaccaaaaatcatgagaCCAGCACCGAAGGAGATGAAGAATATACACCTTCGAGTTCTGATGTGCAGGTAGAAGGATCGCGCAGTCATTTGAATGGTTCAAGAACATTTGACGGTAATGCCTGTGTTACACAAGGGAATTCCCTTGTTGCTCGAGTCACCTCCAATGGTGTGATTGAGCAAATCGAGCGTGGGGTGTATGTCACATTTGCTGTATCACCTAGTGGCAAGAAAGACATAAAACGTGTACGATTCAG TCGGAAGCATTTTGGCGAGAAGGAAGCTCAGCACTGGTGGGAAGAAAATAAGGGCAGTGTCTATGCAAAGTACAGTACTGAAAAAGTACGACATCAGCTAGAGGTCACAATCCAGAGTGTACAAGAGTAA